A stretch of Fusarium poae strain DAOMC 252244 chromosome 2, whole genome shotgun sequence DNA encodes these proteins:
- a CDS encoding hypothetical protein (TransMembrane:1 (o537-556i)) has translation MTSNDESPRDSELESRDDLGSSNLTPLSTTEKRQRKTKSTACRRCHARKVKCSGGQPCQNCRQASKGTECSYPRKNRLIKVSQQYIDDLVAENERLRNQNADPKPRPETTSSDVAIPSTNQIEAPSTLQGTLLEERPWFFDMNVLHTPVLIGEASDAAFATRFRQAISEPGLSHIPRVNYAPDETLLTLSDEDCPWPIPSRARLLVNVALKYVSRSYYIVRKSQILEGLEQTIMNPHSTDSLLKSKLWVLFAIGEMYSTRTAAKDKNFPGMAYFARATRILRIISERPRIDAIEVRLLLSFYSLALNRRYTAYALAGSSVRLSVVMGLNLNVPESQLRDAGAREHRNRVWWTAYSFDRMWASRLGHPVAIREDEIEVDLPTDPVLEICSDDFTDSSYFIASIRLASLAAKVINSIYTRRPQQKSLSQRVQEALKDLRAFVEDLPAHLHIEPTDAPEPSPKPLSLHLYFNQVAITATRPILLHVLRTHVAAWNTQPRTEPQIPISAMTLSEACVRCARHSCRLLIECWIDGSFATFDYFYTQYLFAAATVLAISSLIDGKESRSDKEQFESAAQFLAQLKENGNFAAEEFCRHIDAMKVCMATRQGQFAPDAVMQQFEGIDVGGFSNPTAGMALSEPSLQELLSQPVLDLQFIDASMYHDGAQGLYWPDISPESWTTNGWTPGG, from the exons ATGACTTCCAACGACGAGAGTCCTCGCGATTCGGAGCTTGAAAGTAGAGATGATCTCGGCTCTTCGAACCTTACACCTTTGAGTACGACGGAGAAACGTCAGAGAAAGACAAAATCTACGGC ATGTCGAAGGTGTCATGCTCGTAAAGTTAAATGCTCTGGTGGCCAACCCTGTCAGAATTGTCGACAGGCAAGTAAAGGCACTGAGTGTTCTTATCCACGCAAGAACAGACTGATAAAAGTCAGCCAGCA GTATATTGATGATCTCGTTGCCGAGAATGAACGCCTTCGCAATCAAAATGCAGACCCCAAACCTCGTCCCGAGACCACTAGCTCAGACGTGGCTATACCTTCCACCAACCAAATAGAAGCACCCTCAACATTGCAAGGCACCTTGTTAGAAGAAAGGCCGTGGTTCTTTGACATGAATGTTCTTCATACCCCTGTGCTTATCGGCGAAGCTTCCGATGCTGCCTTTGCAACTCGCTTTCGGCAAGCCATCTCCGAGCCGGGACTTAGTCACATTCCGAGAGTCAACTACGCGCCAGACGAGACACTGCTTACCCTTTCAGACGAAGATTGTCCCTGGCCCATACCATCCCGGGCACGACTTCTCGTAAATGTAGCGTTAAAGTACGTTAGCAGGAGCTATTACATTGTACGCAAGAGTCAAATATTGGAAGGACTTGAACAGACAATTATGAATCCCCACTCTACAGATTCACTCCTAAAGAGCAAATTGTGGGTTCTGTTTGCCATTGGAGAAATGTACTCGACAAGAACAGCGGCAAAAGATAAAAACTTTCCTGGTATGGCGTATTTTGCCAGGGCTACAAGGATTCTTCGAATCATTAGTGAAAGGCCACGAATTGATGCCATCGAAGTTCGCTTGCTTCTG TCATTTTACTCGCTCGCTCTGAATCGCCGTTACACGGCCTACGCCCTGGCAGGCTCATCGGTTCGACTCAGTGTGGTGATGGGTCTAAATTTGAACGTGCCAGAATCACAGCTCCGCGATGCTGGCGCCCGAGAACACAGGAATCGCGTATGGTGGACAGCTTATAGCTTCGATCGCATGTGGGCATCCAGACTTGGCCATCCAGTAGCTATACGCGAGGATGAAATAGAAGTTGACTTGCCGACCGATCCGGTTCTTGAGATATGTTCAGATGATTTTACAGACTCGTCATATTTCATCGCCAGTATTCGGCTTGCCAGTCTAGCTGCCAAGGTTATTAATTCGATCTACACTAGAAGACCACAGCAGAAGAGCCTTTCGCAAAGGGTACAAGAAGCGTTGAAGGATTTAAGGGCTTTTGTAGAAGACTTACCGGCACATCTTCACATTGAACCTACTGATGCTCCTGAACCAAGTCCCAAGCCTCTGTCATTGCATCTATACTTTAACCAA GTTGCCATCACAGCTACTCGACCTATTCTTCTTCATGTCCTCCGAACTCACGTAGCGGCATGGAACACGCAACCACGTACTGAACCTCAAATTCCAATCTCGGCAATGACGCTCTCGGAAGCCTGCGTTCGCTGCGCACGACACTCATGCCGGCTACTAATCGAATGCTGGATCGATGGTTCCTTTGCAACCTTTGACTATTTCTACACGCAATATCTCtttgcagcagcaacagtCCTTGCGATATCGAGTCTCATCGATGGTAAAGAGTCACGTAGCGACAAGGAGCAATTCGAGTCAGCCGCACAATTCCTTGCCCAACTCAAAGAGAACGGAAATTTTGCAGCAGAGGAATTTTGTAGACATATTGACGCTATGAAGGTTTGCATGGCGACGCGACAGGGACAGTTCGCGCCGGACGCTGTGATGCAACAGTTTGAAGGGATTGATGTAGGAGGGTTTTCCAATCCGACGGCCGGGATGGCGCTGTCGGAGCCTTCGTTGCAAGAGCTCTTGTCGCAACCGGTGCTAGACTTGCAGTTCATTGATGCATCGATGTACCATGATGGTGCGCAAGGATTGTATTGGCCTGATATAAGTCCAGAGAGTTGGACCACCAATGGCTGGACGCCGGGCGGATAA